The DNA segment TTCGTCCGTCAGCTTGGACTTGGAAAACACAGCGTATTTCTTCAGGTCCGCCAGTTGCGGTTCCAGCAGTTCGCTGGCCATGGCCAGCAGTACACCGTCACCTTGCAGCACGATCCGGAAGCTCGACTGCATGCGCCCCTTTTGGGTGCAGCGCGCGCCGAGGCTGGCGTGGGTGTCGTCGAGGTAATTGAGGTTGCAGGTCAGTTGCCCCTGGAGGAACTTGGCCGCGTCAGCGCCGCGAACGGCCAGGACACCTTCGTGGGACAGGGAGCAGAAGAAAGCAGAGTCAGCCATGGGTCATCGCAGTTGGAGAGTCATGAGTGCATCATAGAGGGGCGCCCGGCAAATGGGTAGTTTCATAAGCCCGACCAAAGCCGACTGTTCCGAGGGGCGTGGGCCTGTATACTTGCGCCCTATTTGAGGAGCGCTCCATGGTCGAAGATGTAGAAATCAATCGCCTGTACTGGCACAGCCGTCGCGGCATGCTGGAGTTGGATGTGTTGTTGGTACCGTTCACCAAAGAGGTGTACGCGACCCTCGATAAGGTAGACCGCGACCTCTACGTCAGGTTGCTGACCTGCGAAGACCAGGACATGTTCGGCTGGTTCATGGAACGTGCCGAATCAGAAGATCCGGAGCTGCAGCGCATGGTCCGGATGATCCTGGATCGTGTCCAGCCCAAGTAATAGCTTCGAATGCCGCTGGCAGGCCTGCGGGCTGTTGCTGGCGGCGTATCTCCTCGCACAGGTGCTTGCACTGGGTGCGCTGTGTCTGCTGGCTATACCTTTTTCGATCGCGGCACTGGGTGTGCTCGCGTGCCTGGGCCACGCCCTGTGGACGCTGCCACGCCATATTCGCTTGACCCACCGTTCGTCGGTTCGTGGCCTGCGGCGCAATGCTGACGGCTGGCAACTGTGGAGCGTAGCGCGGGGTTGGCATGCGGTGCAGTTGCGTCCCGACAGCCTGGCGTTGCCGCTGATCGTGGTGCTGCGCTACCGACTGCCGGGAGACTGGCGAGTACGCTCGGTGTGCGTACCGCGCGGTTCGCAGGCCGCCGATGTGCATCGGCGCCTGCGCGTGCGCTTGAAGTTCAGTCGCCGTAGGTGGTTGGCACCAGGATAGTGTCGAGGGCCTCTGGCAGCATCTCGGGATAATCCAGCGTGTAGTGCAGCCCCCGGCTTTCCTTGCGCGCCATGGCCGAGCGGATCATCAGTTCGGCGACCTGGGCCAGGTTGCGCAACTCGATCAGGTCGCGGCTGACCTTGTAGTTGCTGTAGAACTCGTCGATTTCATCCAGCAACAACCGCACCCTATGCTGCGCCCGCGCCAAGCGCTTGTTGGTGCGCACGATACCCACGTAGTCCCACATAAAGCGCCGCAG comes from the Pseudomonas shahriarae genome and includes:
- a CDS encoding succinate dehydrogenase assembly factor 2, whose translation is MVEDVEINRLYWHSRRGMLELDVLLVPFTKEVYATLDKVDRDLYVRLLTCEDQDMFGWFMERAESEDPELQRMVRMILDRVQPK